A portion of the Acidisarcina polymorpha genome contains these proteins:
- a CDS encoding aldehyde dehydrogenase family protein, with protein sequence MPTTNTAVQQESNFINGEFTKNTTGNWIPVYDPSTEEIIAEIPDASTADVDQAVAAARHAFDEAGWPQTTAQERGRILFRIAEKIRAEAPMLAELESRNAGKPIVEAEFDIADAATCFEYYGGLATKISGTVNPVPDNALSLTLKEPVGVAGQIIPWNFPLLMAAWKLAPALAAGCCCVLKPAEQTPLTVLKLAGWLSECGVPPGVVNIITGYGEQSGAALVTHPGVDKVAFTGSAAVGKIIMRSAADSLKRVTLELGGKSPNIFFADADFEAAIDGALFGVFVNQGEVCSAGSRVLVERSIYSKFVEAMTEKAKKIVLGPPLDRDTKMGPLVSKEQFDRVRSYQELGKSEAKTAIGGNRPKNFDLGYYVEPTIFYDVDNSARIAREEIFGPVATVIPFEDEKDALKIANDTPFGLAAAVWSRDIYKALRMVKAIRAGIIWVNHMQPTYVEAPWGGYKQSGFGRELGLHGVDEYLESKQVHINLNEQPIGWY encoded by the coding sequence ATGCCCACTACCAATACAGCCGTCCAACAAGAATCTAACTTCATCAACGGCGAATTCACCAAGAACACCACCGGTAACTGGATTCCCGTTTACGATCCCTCCACCGAAGAGATCATCGCCGAGATCCCCGACGCCTCGACCGCCGACGTAGACCAGGCCGTAGCCGCCGCCCGCCATGCCTTCGACGAAGCCGGATGGCCACAGACCACCGCCCAGGAGCGCGGCCGCATCCTCTTCCGCATCGCCGAAAAGATCCGCGCTGAAGCGCCCATGCTCGCCGAGCTAGAATCGCGGAACGCCGGCAAACCCATCGTTGAGGCCGAGTTCGACATTGCCGACGCAGCCACCTGCTTTGAGTACTACGGCGGCCTCGCCACCAAAATTTCCGGCACCGTCAACCCCGTCCCCGACAACGCGCTGAGTCTTACGCTCAAGGAACCCGTCGGAGTCGCCGGACAGATTATCCCCTGGAACTTCCCCCTGCTCATGGCCGCCTGGAAGCTCGCGCCCGCGCTGGCCGCCGGCTGCTGCTGCGTCCTCAAGCCCGCCGAGCAAACCCCGCTTACCGTCCTCAAACTCGCGGGCTGGCTCTCCGAATGCGGTGTCCCTCCTGGAGTCGTCAACATCATCACCGGCTACGGCGAGCAATCGGGCGCAGCCCTGGTCACTCATCCCGGAGTCGATAAGGTCGCCTTCACCGGCTCCGCCGCCGTCGGCAAAATCATCATGCGCTCGGCCGCCGACTCCCTCAAGCGCGTCACCTTGGAGTTAGGCGGCAAGTCTCCCAACATCTTCTTCGCCGACGCCGACTTCGAGGCCGCCATCGACGGAGCCCTCTTCGGCGTCTTCGTCAACCAGGGCGAAGTCTGCTCCGCCGGCAGCCGCGTCCTGGTCGAGCGCTCTATCTATTCGAAGTTTGTCGAAGCCATGACCGAAAAGGCAAAGAAGATCGTCTTAGGGCCGCCGCTCGACCGCGATACCAAGATGGGTCCGCTAGTTAGTAAGGAACAATTTGATCGAGTAAGAAGTTACCAGGAGTTAGGCAAGTCTGAAGCCAAGACCGCCATCGGCGGCAACCGTCCTAAGAACTTCGACTTAGGCTACTATGTCGAACCAACCATCTTCTACGACGTCGATAACTCCGCCCGCATCGCCCGCGAAGAGATCTTCGGCCCAGTAGCCACCGTCATTCCCTTCGAAGACGAAAAGGACGCACTCAAGATCGCCAACGACACACCTTTCGGACTGGCAGCCGCCGTCTGGTCCCGCGACATCTATAAGGCCCTAAGAATGGTTAAAGCCATCCGCGCCGGAATCATCTGGGTCAACCACATGCAACCCACCTACGTCGAAGCCCCCTGGGGAGGGTATAAGCAGTCCGGCTTCGGCCGCGAACTCGGCCTCCACGGAGTCGACGAATACCTGGAAAGCAAGCAAGTGCATATCAACTTGAACGAGCAGCCGATTGGTTGGTACTGA
- a CDS encoding type II toxin-antitoxin system RelE family toxin has product MDRKEIVWRDQAKAQLRAIDQPTGLRILRAFFAATGEGDVKRLQGIDPPEFRLRIGDYWARFHEIGHTLHITAVKHRREAYR; this is encoded by the coding sequence ATGGACCGCAAGGAGATCGTCTGGAGGGACCAGGCCAAGGCCCAACTCCGTGCCATCGACCAGCCAACCGGCCTGCGCATTCTACGCGCCTTCTTCGCCGCGACCGGCGAAGGCGACGTGAAACGCCTGCAGGGCATCGACCCGCCCGAGTTTAGGCTGCGGATCGGCGACTATTGGGCGCGCTTCCACGAAATCGGGCACACCCTCCACATCACGGCCGTCAAGCATCGCCGCGAAGCCTACCGCTGA
- a CDS encoding APC family permease: MAKTIAFGHKSGLKRVLGRKDLILLFVVAVANLNMVPPISASGPLTLWLWILALAMFFWPQGAAVTELSQKWPGEGGIYLWAKRSFGEKHGFLAGWCYWLSNVFYLPTVILSCIGVGLYVGGPNVQRLEHSHLFTGSVSIGIIVFLMLLNIRGLSLGKWINNLGGAGTIVGAALIVLLAALTVRHHGSAFHWNQLHQGITDWRFVAVFGTICYSLIGLDLASIMGDEIQDPRRNLPFSIFWGGLAAGAIYLGTTLAMLIAMPQQDIGILSGILQGINIMASHTGLLILVAPLAFLECIAILGTASAWFSGTARLPFVAGIDRYLPAIIGKIHPKYGTPYVSLIMFAILSSLLIGGSFFGSSVEEGYLTLLDLAVIMQLVPSAYMFLALLKHALNKQSELKAAKPYLIANCVAGLSATTLGLAVAFVPSRQVSSVWIYEVKLLIGCAIVFGTAYFFYRRSLAHAHQTVLLEVTAADAS; the protein is encoded by the coding sequence TTGGCAAAGACGATCGCATTCGGACACAAGTCTGGCCTGAAACGCGTACTCGGCCGCAAAGACCTGATCCTGCTTTTCGTCGTCGCCGTCGCGAACCTCAACATGGTGCCGCCCATTTCTGCGAGCGGGCCGCTCACTCTCTGGCTGTGGATCCTCGCGCTCGCCATGTTCTTTTGGCCGCAGGGCGCGGCAGTCACTGAACTCTCCCAGAAATGGCCTGGCGAGGGCGGCATCTATCTCTGGGCCAAGCGAAGCTTCGGCGAGAAGCATGGCTTCCTCGCCGGCTGGTGTTACTGGCTCTCGAACGTCTTCTATCTCCCTACCGTCATCCTCTCCTGCATCGGCGTCGGCCTCTACGTGGGCGGCCCCAATGTTCAAAGGCTTGAACACAGTCACCTCTTCACTGGCTCCGTCTCGATCGGCATCATCGTCTTCCTGATGCTGTTGAATATCCGTGGCCTCTCGCTCGGCAAATGGATCAACAATCTCGGCGGCGCAGGCACCATCGTCGGCGCGGCGCTGATCGTGCTGCTCGCTGCCCTTACCGTCCGCCATCACGGCAGCGCTTTCCATTGGAACCAGCTCCATCAGGGCATCACCGACTGGCGCTTCGTCGCCGTCTTCGGCACCATCTGCTATTCGCTCATCGGACTCGACCTCGCCTCCATCATGGGCGACGAAATCCAGGATCCGCGAAGAAATCTGCCCTTCTCCATCTTCTGGGGAGGCCTCGCCGCCGGAGCCATCTATCTCGGCACCACCCTCGCCATGCTCATCGCCATGCCCCAGCAGGACATCGGCATTCTTTCCGGCATCCTCCAGGGCATCAACATCATGGCCTCCCATACCGGCTTACTCATCCTCGTCGCTCCGCTCGCCTTCCTCGAATGCATAGCCATCCTCGGCACAGCCTCCGCCTGGTTCAGCGGGACGGCGCGTCTGCCCTTCGTTGCCGGCATCGACCGCTATCTCCCCGCGATCATCGGCAAAATCCACCCCAAATACGGAACCCCCTACGTTAGCTTGATCATGTTCGCTATCCTCTCTTCGCTGTTGATTGGGGGCAGCTTCTTCGGCTCCTCCGTCGAGGAAGGGTATCTCACCCTGCTCGATCTCGCAGTGATCATGCAACTGGTGCCATCGGCCTACATGTTCCTCGCGCTGTTGAAACACGCGCTTAACAAGCAGAGCGAACTCAAAGCTGCCAAGCCCTATCTCATCGCCAACTGCGTCGCCGGACTCTCTGCCACGACATTGGGCCTGGCTGTCGCCTTTGTCCCCTCCCGGCAAGTGAGTTCCGTCTGGATCTACGAAGTGAAGCTGCTCATCGGCTGCGCCATTGTCTTCGGAACCGCCTACTTCTTCTACCGCCGCTCACTAGCCCACGCCCATCAAACAGTGCTCCTGGAAGTAACCGCCGCTGACGCATCTTGA
- a CDS encoding DUF4279 domain-containing protein, whose translation MTNMYRPYFSISGQFEPDDITRDLEIEPSWIERIGDPGRPNAMGPRSGAIWSWQPQDDDSDDVGDQLAYLAGALSLKRQKVAALSKNFGGTFHVFHLEGRPPRWFLSADTLRLIADLQVNIVCKQIGLDERG comes from the coding sequence ATGACGAATATGTACCGTCCCTATTTCTCAATTAGCGGGCAATTTGAACCGGACGATATTACCCGTGATCTCGAAATAGAGCCCAGTTGGATTGAGCGGATAGGTGATCCAGGACGACCTAACGCTATGGGCCCTCGATCAGGAGCAATATGGAGTTGGCAACCACAAGACGATGATTCCGACGATGTGGGCGATCAGTTGGCGTACTTAGCTGGTGCCCTTTCCCTAAAGCGGCAGAAAGTGGCCGCCCTCTCCAAGAATTTTGGAGGAACATTCCACGTTTTCCATCTGGAGGGTAGACCTCCGCGTTGGTTTCTGTCCGCCGACACGCTTCGGCTGATCGCTGATTTGCAGGTCAATATCGTGTGTAAACAAATCGGGCTCGACGAACGCGGTTAA
- a CDS encoding aspartate aminotransferase family protein, which yields MHTLLEKELATYESRTPSSREALKKAQPRMPLGVASNFRSYEPWPLYIKDAKGTHIHDLDGNEYIDFNLCFGALMAGHCHPAVVRAVQERLETGTMYGMPHTLEFDLADEICQRFPMDQVRFGSSGTEVTMHAIRLARGFTGRDKIIKMEGAYHGVHDSVLVSMKPKPELAGPDDRPTQVPAASGVPMDTVKNTLIAQFNDLAAVQRLFAENPGQIACIIVEPIMMNIGVCMPEEGYLEGLRDICTREGALLIFDEVKTGAKLGRGGACEYFNIKADLITLAKSIGGGFPLAAFAASKSVMDMIAQHKVFHAGTYATNPLVMAAGLATFREVLTPDGYAHVAKISDALVDGYNQVLKSTSIEAYVECAGANGALLFYPKRIRNFREWQKVDINLWKLYWFGMINQGVMAQPYWWDEQWTISMVHSLADVDQHLTAFEKIAPAIEQMQAETKLQTVS from the coding sequence ATGCATACTTTGCTTGAAAAAGAACTCGCCACCTACGAATCCCGTACCCCCTCCTCCCGCGAAGCGCTGAAAAAAGCCCAGCCCCGCATGCCGCTCGGCGTCGCCAGCAACTTCCGCAGCTACGAGCCCTGGCCGCTCTATATCAAAGACGCCAAGGGCACCCATATCCACGACCTCGATGGTAATGAATATATCGATTTCAATCTTTGCTTTGGGGCGCTGATGGCCGGACACTGCCACCCCGCGGTCGTGCGGGCGGTCCAAGAGCGGCTTGAGACCGGAACCATGTATGGCATGCCGCATACTCTGGAATTCGACCTTGCGGACGAGATCTGCCAGCGCTTTCCGATGGACCAGGTCCGCTTTGGCTCCAGCGGCACCGAGGTCACGATGCATGCCATTCGCCTGGCACGAGGATTCACCGGCCGCGACAAGATAATCAAGATGGAAGGCGCGTATCACGGCGTCCACGACTCCGTGCTGGTCAGCATGAAGCCCAAACCTGAACTGGCTGGCCCGGACGACCGCCCTACTCAGGTGCCGGCTGCTTCCGGAGTGCCAATGGACACGGTCAAGAATACGCTCATCGCCCAGTTTAACGATCTGGCCGCTGTTCAGCGCCTCTTTGCCGAGAATCCAGGCCAGATCGCCTGCATCATCGTCGAGCCGATCATGATGAACATCGGGGTCTGCATGCCCGAAGAAGGCTATCTTGAAGGGCTGCGCGATATTTGCACCCGCGAAGGCGCCTTGCTGATCTTCGACGAAGTCAAAACTGGCGCCAAGCTCGGCCGCGGCGGCGCCTGCGAATACTTCAACATCAAGGCCGATCTCATCACTCTCGCCAAGTCGATTGGCGGAGGCTTTCCGCTGGCCGCCTTCGCCGCCAGCAAATCCGTCATGGACATGATCGCCCAGCACAAGGTCTTCCATGCGGGCACCTATGCGACCAACCCATTGGTCATGGCTGCGGGGCTCGCGACCTTCCGCGAAGTCCTGACCCCGGATGGTTATGCCCACGTTGCCAAGATCAGCGACGCCTTAGTGGATGGATACAACCAGGTCCTCAAAAGCACCTCGATTGAGGCATATGTTGAGTGTGCGGGCGCAAACGGCGCGCTGCTCTTCTACCCGAAGCGCATCCGCAATTTCCGCGAATGGCAAAAGGTGGATATTAATCTCTGGAAGCTCTACTGGTTCGGCATGATCAACCAGGGAGTCATGGCGCAGCCCTACTGGTGGGACGAGCAATGGACCATCTCCATGGTCCACTCGCTCGCCGATGTCGACCAACACCTCACAGCATTTGAGAAGATCGCGCCGGCCATCGAGCAGATGCAAGCGGAAACCAAACTCCAGACGGTCAGCTAA
- a CDS encoding ABC transporter substrate-binding protein, which yields MKKLLVLTAISALLLLSSCKRPLPTLSLLVWEGYANPSFIQGFEATCRCKVNAAYMGSSDEMVAKLRGGAASNYDVISPSSDVATMLTQSGLTAPLDLAKLPNYAQVSPVLTLLPLVKKDGKVYGVPLTWGPNPLLYDKSYYSEAPQSWDDLWDPKLRGKISVWDDLSTIYMAAQVLGFDKPDPLALYNLNDQQLEQVKQKLIALEPNIRKIWTTGGELTNLFQNHEIVAAMGWPLMTNQLRKLNFPIGETIPRQGTTGWIDHLMITTASGNKDLALSFLNYMIAAQTQKELSDVTGYIPANPSAASLMTPEQRHNLHLDDVDAYQKKIIFWQDVPRRAKYTEIWNSVKASD from the coding sequence TTGAAGAAGCTTCTCGTTCTCACCGCGATCTCTGCGTTGCTCCTGCTAAGCAGTTGTAAAAGACCACTCCCGACCCTCAGCCTGCTGGTCTGGGAAGGATATGCCAATCCCTCTTTCATTCAGGGATTCGAGGCGACGTGCCGATGCAAGGTCAATGCCGCTTACATGGGATCAAGCGATGAAATGGTTGCGAAACTTCGCGGGGGGGCAGCGTCGAACTATGACGTGATCTCACCCTCGAGCGATGTCGCCACTATGTTGACGCAGTCCGGGTTGACAGCGCCGCTTGACCTGGCAAAGCTTCCGAACTACGCCCAAGTCTCGCCCGTGCTCACGCTGCTGCCGCTGGTGAAGAAAGACGGCAAAGTTTATGGTGTACCCCTCACCTGGGGACCAAACCCGCTGCTTTACGACAAAAGTTATTATTCCGAGGCCCCTCAAAGTTGGGACGATCTTTGGGACCCCAAACTCCGAGGAAAGATTTCGGTGTGGGACGACTTGTCGACTATTTATATGGCGGCGCAGGTGCTTGGCTTCGATAAGCCTGACCCATTGGCGCTCTATAACCTGAATGATCAGCAGCTCGAACAGGTCAAGCAAAAATTGATTGCGCTCGAGCCAAACATCCGAAAGATTTGGACCACGGGCGGTGAGCTCACCAACCTGTTTCAGAATCACGAGATTGTAGCGGCCATGGGATGGCCATTGATGACGAACCAGCTTCGCAAGCTCAACTTTCCCATCGGCGAGACCATCCCGCGCCAGGGAACGACTGGGTGGATCGACCATCTGATGATTACAACGGCCAGCGGGAATAAGGATTTGGCGCTCTCTTTCCTGAACTATATGATTGCTGCCCAGACTCAGAAGGAACTGTCGGACGTGACCGGATATATCCCTGCGAATCCTTCGGCTGCGTCGCTTATGACCCCGGAACAGCGGCACAACCTGCACCTGGACGATGTCGACGCCTACCAGAAGAAAATCATTTTCTGGCAAGATGTCCCGCGTCGCGCGAAGTACACCGAAATCTGGAATTCAGTGAAGGCGAGTGATTGA
- a CDS encoding ABC transporter ATP-binding protein, with translation MTPAPPFLQLRSVGKIFGKQTVLDSIDLNIESGEFLTILGESGSGKTTLLRILAGFEEPTSGDILLEGKSLLRSPAFRRPINTVFQNYALFPHLSVFDNVAYGLRVGGIAKPEIQERVQSALRLVKMGAFADRWPRQLSGGQKQRVALARALVNRPRALLLDEPLSALDANLRSEMQRELKLLQRELGITFLFVTHDQEEAMAMSDRIVLLYRGRIEQCAPPRDIYLRPRTSYVASFIGKSNLLRGRVVNGVANCGFITVPIDSPDGPIVLSLRPEAVKLEAEGVAANRIRFTATIELQQFQGANALLSLCCDDGTRLSAQTRSVLQADTSVPVGFTCDPQDFVRVEDTQGAAT, from the coding sequence TTGACTCCAGCGCCGCCGTTTCTGCAACTCCGTTCGGTAGGAAAGATATTCGGCAAGCAGACCGTGCTCGACTCTATCGATCTGAATATCGAAAGTGGCGAGTTTCTCACCATCCTCGGCGAGAGCGGATCGGGAAAGACGACGCTGCTGCGCATTCTCGCCGGGTTTGAAGAGCCGACCAGCGGCGACATCCTGCTTGAAGGCAAGTCGCTGCTCCGCTCACCTGCATTTCGTCGCCCCATCAATACGGTCTTTCAGAATTATGCTTTGTTTCCGCACCTGAGTGTCTTTGATAACGTCGCCTACGGACTGCGAGTCGGTGGGATTGCAAAGCCCGAAATACAGGAGCGCGTCCAGTCGGCGCTTCGCCTCGTCAAGATGGGGGCGTTTGCGGATCGCTGGCCGCGCCAGCTTAGCGGTGGACAGAAGCAGCGGGTTGCGCTGGCGCGGGCCTTGGTCAATCGTCCCCGGGCATTGTTGCTCGACGAGCCGCTATCCGCTCTCGACGCCAACCTTCGCAGCGAGATGCAACGGGAATTGAAGCTGCTGCAGAGGGAACTCGGCATCACCTTTCTCTTCGTCACTCATGATCAAGAAGAGGCGATGGCTATGTCGGACCGCATCGTTTTGTTGTATCGCGGCAGGATCGAGCAATGTGCCCCGCCCCGCGACATCTACCTGCGCCCGCGCACCAGCTATGTCGCCAGCTTTATCGGCAAGAGCAATCTACTTCGCGGGCGAGTAGTGAACGGAGTCGCAAATTGCGGATTCATTACTGTTCCGATCGACTCTCCCGATGGGCCAATCGTCCTTTCGCTTCGTCCAGAGGCTGTCAAGCTGGAGGCGGAAGGTGTGGCAGCCAATCGCATCCGCTTCACTGCAACCATCGAATTGCAGCAATTCCAGGGGGCGAACGCACTACTATCTTTATGCTGCGATGACGGCACACGGCTATCTGCGCAGACAAGGAGTGTCCTGCAAGCAGATACTTCTGTCCCCGTTGGTTTCACCTGCGACCCACAGGACTTTGTCCGTGTGGAAGATACACAGGGTGCGGCCACATGA
- a CDS encoding ABC transporter permease encodes MKARATRFMVALPPLGWIALFLLAPYCILLCYSFWSLGPFQQILHHWSAANYIHLLTTPVYLDVIFRSLRIALSVAFLSLVLGYPLAMFLVFHSGRFKRLLYQAVIIPLWVSYLVRAYAWKVIFGHEGVLNTLLLWAHVIHHSLGFLLYSPFAVMVTLTHIYTPFVVLPLVAALEKVSPELLEASSDLGSRPWQTFLRVVLPLSLPGVVSGATFAFLLSFGDFLSPLLVGGPSSIMIANIVANLFGADYNWPLGAAVAVVILLIVLALLYLTDRLERRWRTA; translated from the coding sequence ATGAAAGCACGCGCCACTCGGTTCATGGTTGCGCTTCCGCCTCTCGGCTGGATCGCTCTGTTTCTGCTCGCGCCCTACTGTATCCTGCTCTGTTACAGCTTCTGGAGCCTGGGCCCATTTCAGCAGATTCTCCATCACTGGTCGGCCGCGAACTACATCCATCTGCTGACCACGCCGGTCTATCTCGACGTGATCTTCCGTTCGTTGCGCATCGCCCTGAGTGTGGCGTTCCTGTCGCTGGTGCTCGGCTATCCGTTAGCTATGTTTCTGGTGTTTCACTCGGGAAGATTCAAGCGCCTTCTGTACCAGGCCGTCATCATTCCCCTTTGGGTGAGCTATCTGGTGCGCGCCTATGCGTGGAAGGTGATCTTTGGCCACGAAGGCGTGCTAAACACATTGCTCCTGTGGGCTCATGTCATCCACCATTCGCTTGGCTTTCTACTCTATAGCCCGTTCGCTGTGATGGTGACTCTCACCCACATTTACACGCCATTCGTGGTATTGCCGTTAGTCGCCGCTCTGGAAAAAGTCTCGCCGGAGCTGCTAGAGGCGTCGAGCGATCTTGGCAGCCGGCCATGGCAGACATTCCTCAGGGTCGTCCTTCCGCTCTCTCTGCCCGGCGTCGTTTCCGGCGCGACGTTTGCCTTTTTGCTCAGCTTCGGAGACTTCCTTTCGCCGCTACTCGTGGGCGGTCCCAGCAGCATCATGATCGCGAATATCGTCGCGAACCTCTTCGGTGCTGATTACAACTGGCCGCTTGGCGCTGCAGTTGCGGTCGTCATCCTGCTGATTGTACTGGCGCTGTTGTATCTAACCGACAGGCTCGAACGCCGCTGGAGGACCGCGTGA
- a CDS encoding ABC transporter permease: MISRAGSSWLGLYSLAVYAFLYLPIIVLIVYSFNGSGVGGFPPQHLTLAWYGLLFRDAAMWNAVENSLIVALSAVGIAIAVGFPAAYSLDRFEFPAKALFRRLVLLPLIVPGIVTGISILMLMVAAGVHLSLVTVILGHGTALIAIATTELYAGLRKLDRGLEEAAADLGANPRRTFFTIILPLMKTSIVGTALLIFTLSMDEIAVTFFLIGRENTLPLEIWSRLRRGVTPEMNAISTLIFLFSLVTITIWQRLARAQPDKTMPMAT; this comes from the coding sequence GTGATATCTCGCGCAGGCTCGAGCTGGCTGGGTCTTTATTCGCTGGCAGTGTACGCCTTCCTGTATCTGCCGATCATCGTGCTGATCGTCTATTCGTTCAACGGCAGCGGCGTAGGGGGCTTTCCCCCTCAGCATCTCACTCTCGCCTGGTATGGTCTTCTCTTCCGCGACGCTGCTATGTGGAACGCGGTCGAGAACAGCCTCATCGTTGCGCTCTCCGCAGTCGGTATCGCTATCGCTGTCGGCTTTCCCGCCGCTTATTCGCTCGATCGATTTGAGTTTCCAGCAAAGGCGCTCTTTCGCCGTCTCGTCCTGCTCCCCTTGATCGTTCCGGGGATCGTCACGGGAATCTCCATCCTGATGTTGATGGTTGCCGCCGGCGTGCATCTTAGCCTGGTCACCGTGATCCTTGGCCACGGAACCGCACTGATCGCGATCGCCACCACCGAACTCTACGCCGGTTTACGCAAGCTGGACCGCGGACTGGAAGAGGCAGCGGCCGATCTCGGAGCGAACCCGCGCCGCACCTTTTTTACGATCATTCTGCCGCTGATGAAGACGTCGATCGTCGGTACCGCGTTGCTGATCTTCACGCTCTCTATGGACGAAATCGCGGTCACCTTCTTCCTGATCGGCCGGGAGAACACGCTGCCGCTTGAGATCTGGTCACGATTGCGCCGCGGAGTGACTCCCGAGATGAACGCAATTTCGACGCTGATCTTTTTGTTCTCGCTCGTGACGATTACCATTTGGCAGAGGTTAGCGCGGGCTCAGCCGGACAAAACGATGCCGATGGCAACCTAA
- a CDS encoding flavin monoamine oxidase family protein, whose protein sequence is MTVQTLNRREFLRAAMLAGCGWPFARYLHAARPPSSCVVVGAGLSGLAAAHHLAKRGWKVTVLEARDRPGGRVSSYRFKQAPELVCEMGGEWIGKDQHHILDLCTEMNVTLEPHAFRLWLLLSGQLKSPGWQFSEPARTGWKKFAAAYKHYGPQEFRRLDNYDWYAWLRKIGFTEDDLRIREIIDSTDIGESMRDASALVEAESYAGSDYMNPDDTDEMDYHVKGGNSRLVDAVIARLPAGTVRLNSPVTGIFERSGMVTMATAQGKFTADACIFAAPSSVIPSIHFDPPLPPAKLEAAEQLEYGRIMKTQVLCSKRFWPAENFALMSDETSHEYFHTTQGQAGPMGILCSYAIGDKADVLAAEDEAGRREQMVRDLLAISPDAANAVVTTHSKAWQNDPWVHGAYAVYHPGQWLTLRPLLQRPHGKVLFAGEHLSEDSQGFMDGAVGTGVAAAKALLG, encoded by the coding sequence ATGACTGTGCAAACGCTGAACCGTCGCGAATTTCTCAGAGCAGCCATGCTCGCCGGCTGCGGATGGCCTTTCGCTCGTTACCTTCATGCGGCAAGGCCACCTTCGTCATGCGTGGTCGTCGGTGCGGGCCTCTCTGGACTGGCCGCGGCACATCATCTCGCCAAGCGCGGCTGGAAGGTCACCGTCCTCGAAGCCCGCGATCGTCCCGGCGGCCGCGTCTCCTCATATCGCTTTAAGCAAGCGCCGGAGCTGGTCTGCGAGATGGGAGGAGAGTGGATCGGCAAAGACCAGCACCACATTCTCGATCTATGTACGGAAATGAATGTGACGCTGGAGCCGCATGCGTTTCGCTTGTGGCTGCTACTGTCCGGCCAATTGAAGAGCCCGGGATGGCAGTTTTCGGAGCCGGCCAGGACGGGATGGAAGAAATTTGCGGCTGCCTACAAGCATTACGGACCGCAGGAATTCAGGCGCCTTGATAATTACGACTGGTATGCATGGTTGCGAAAGATCGGCTTTACCGAAGACGACCTTCGCATCAGGGAAATCATCGACAGTACCGACATCGGCGAGTCGATGCGCGATGCCTCCGCATTGGTCGAAGCAGAGTCTTATGCGGGGAGCGACTATATGAATCCCGACGATACCGATGAGATGGATTATCACGTCAAAGGCGGCAACAGCAGGCTGGTCGATGCGGTGATCGCGCGGCTGCCCGCCGGAACCGTGCGCCTGAACTCCCCGGTGACCGGCATCTTCGAAAGGTCCGGGATGGTGACCATGGCAACGGCTCAGGGGAAATTCACGGCGGATGCTTGTATCTTCGCGGCCCCCTCCTCCGTGATTCCCTCGATCCACTTTGACCCGCCACTCCCGCCGGCAAAGCTGGAGGCCGCCGAGCAGTTGGAGTATGGCCGCATCATGAAGACCCAGGTACTCTGCAGCAAACGCTTCTGGCCGGCGGAGAATTTTGCATTGATGAGCGACGAGACATCTCACGAATACTTCCACACGACCCAGGGCCAGGCGGGTCCGATGGGCATTCTCTGTTCTTATGCAATCGGCGATAAAGCGGACGTGCTTGCCGCGGAAGACGAAGCGGGACGCAGGGAACAGATGGTTCGCGATCTGCTCGCGATATCCCCGGACGCGGCAAACGCGGTCGTGACTACTCACTCGAAGGCGTGGCAGAACGACCCATGGGTGCATGGGGCCTATGCGGTGTATCATCCCGGCCAGTGGTTGACGCTGCGACCCTTATTACAGCGGCCGCATGGCAAGGTTTTGTTCGCCGGCGAGCACCTCTCAGAAGACTCACAGGGCTTCATGGATGGAGCAGTAGGGACGGGCGTAGCTGCCGCAAAGGCATTGCTTGGCTGA